A region from the Paenarthrobacter aurescens genome encodes:
- a CDS encoding MFS transporter, which yields MASLRALRPFAHREFRVLISALSISIFGSGMWAVAMVYEVIHLGGGPLELSLVATAASIGLVGFVLAGGIAADRFPQRLLIIAVEGANLAVIATITALALFNVLQLWHLAVGAFVIGVGQAFFFPAYSAMLPRILPADDLLAANGLEGTVRPVLQQAAGPAIAGILVAVLSPAHAVAGVAVCHLLAFGIVNLLSRRPGGGGAAAASPGTSTTAKSSLFKDLQEGFSYTIRTPWLLWTLIWACLSVLFLIGPIEVLLPFVVRDQLGGDSRTFGFLLAVMGVGSAAAALATATFRLPRRYLTVMVVTWGLGSLPVAAIGFMDNFWVLGAAMLIFGATEGVGMVIWGTLLQRRVPRHLLGRISSLDFFVSLALMPVSMALAGPLAEVVPLWLIFFVAGLVCPIMAFVALFAARMMSDEIANPLTSSSTGSVSR from the coding sequence CTATGAGGTGATCCACCTTGGCGGCGGCCCGCTTGAGCTGTCCTTGGTTGCAACCGCAGCCAGCATCGGACTGGTGGGCTTTGTGTTGGCGGGCGGCATTGCGGCGGACCGGTTCCCTCAGCGGCTCCTGATCATCGCTGTGGAAGGCGCCAACCTGGCCGTCATTGCCACCATTACAGCACTCGCCTTGTTCAACGTCCTTCAGCTGTGGCATTTGGCCGTGGGTGCGTTTGTCATAGGCGTGGGACAGGCATTCTTCTTTCCGGCGTATTCGGCCATGCTGCCTCGCATCCTGCCCGCCGATGATCTTTTGGCTGCCAACGGGTTGGAAGGAACGGTGCGGCCGGTTCTGCAGCAGGCGGCGGGCCCGGCAATCGCAGGAATTCTGGTGGCGGTATTGTCCCCGGCCCATGCCGTGGCTGGAGTGGCCGTTTGCCACTTGCTGGCGTTTGGGATCGTGAACCTCCTGAGCCGGCGCCCGGGCGGTGGCGGTGCGGCCGCCGCAAGTCCGGGGACATCCACAACTGCCAAGTCCTCCCTTTTCAAGGACCTCCAGGAGGGATTCAGCTACACCATCCGTACGCCGTGGCTCTTGTGGACCCTGATCTGGGCCTGCCTGTCCGTGCTTTTCCTGATCGGCCCCATCGAGGTCCTGCTGCCGTTCGTCGTCCGGGATCAACTGGGCGGCGATTCACGAACGTTCGGCTTCCTGTTGGCAGTCATGGGAGTTGGGAGTGCCGCTGCCGCCCTGGCCACGGCAACGTTCCGGCTTCCCCGGCGATACCTGACCGTGATGGTGGTGACGTGGGGGCTGGGAAGCCTGCCGGTAGCTGCCATAGGGTTCATGGACAATTTCTGGGTGCTCGGGGCTGCCATGCTGATTTTCGGTGCCACCGAGGGAGTTGGAATGGTCATCTGGGGCACGCTGTTGCAACGGCGCGTGCCACGGCATCTGCTGGGCCGGATATCCAGCCTGGACTTCTTCGTTTCCTTGGCCCTGATGCCGGTATCCATGGCGCTCGCCGGACCTTTGGCGGAGGTGGTTCCCTTGTGGCTCATCTTTTTCGTTGCCGGCTTGGTGTGCCCCATCATGGCATTCGTGGCACTCTTTGCAGCACGCATGATGTCCGATGAGATCGCCAATCCGCTGACGTCCAGCTCAACGGGATCCGTCAGCCGCTGA